The following proteins come from a genomic window of Musa acuminata AAA Group cultivar baxijiao chromosome BXJ1-7, Cavendish_Baxijiao_AAA, whole genome shotgun sequence:
- the LOC135680133 gene encoding putative F-box only protein 9 encodes MEKKMKKKRMAARTTSLKIGKRQLCHGKCSRYSLPDDLLVQILSRLPVKSTLRFRCVSKEWLALLSDRGPYSIRYLCPTMCGFFYRRSHLAGSWQYAAIHPFKDHRFDLDKLISHLPDHRNLSLLDSCHGLLLLGCREDRSYKSMIVCNPFRNDEINWVTIHMNTAVKQLPLQRKFISAKLVSHRASRSFKCLLFFEDYRLNELDAESNFWCTVLYSNRGQSHHIYQIPPHVPPPFDLYDVAFDNNYPKMCIIQEDKKDHLISSVLNERRNGRVRSLVGVSRGLAHFAFCDEHELHIWILEREDGKRVWKPKHNCSSQPLIKQHKESLRHHKHEGNERVYSILPLGFHPDLDIIFLQIEWRIYSLHLGSGSMDEVAGERGANPESEMFLFHPFTMDPSTSLGERREYHMGLIPVMDP; translated from the coding sequence atggagaagaagatgaagaagaagagaatgGCTGCCAGGACCACCTCGTTGAAGATAGGAAAGAGGCAACTCTGCCACGGCAAGTGTAGCAGATATAGTCTTCCTGATGACCTGCTGGTTCAGATACTCTCCCGACTACCCGTGAAGTCCACCCTCCGGTTCCGCTGCGTTTCCAAAGAGTGGCTTGCCCTCCTCTCCGATCGCGGCCCGTACTCCATCAGATACCTATGTCCGACCATGTGCGGCTTCTTCTATCGACGAAGCCACCTCGCAGGGTCCTGGCAGTACGCGGCCATCCACCCTTTTAAAGATCACCGCTTCGATCTCGACAAGCTCATCTCTCATCTACCTGACCATCGCAACTTGAGTCTATTGGATAGCTGCCACGGTTTGCTTCTCCTCGGTTGCAGGGAAGACAGGAGTTATAAGTCGATGATCGTTTGCAACCCGTTCCGGAATGACGAGATCAACTGGGTGACCATCCATATGAATACAGCGGTCAAACAACTACCCTTGCAACGTAAATTTATCTCAGCGAAGTTGGTCTCCCATCGAGCCTCCCGTAGCTTCAAGTGCCTCCTCTTCTTCGAGGATTACCGGTTGAATGAATTGGATGCCGAGTCGAATTTCTGGTGTACGGTGTTGTACAGTAACAGGGGTCAGTCCCACCACATTTATCAGATACCCCCGCACGTACCACCACCGTTTGATCTTTACGACGTTGCTTTTGACAATAATTACCCAAAAATGTGCATCATCCAAGAGGACAAGAAAGATCATTTGATTAGTTCAGTACTGAATGAAAGAAGGAACGGACGGGTTCGGAGTCTCGTGGGAGTATCTCGTGGGCTCGCTCACTTTGCTTTTTGCGATGAGCATGAGCTGCACATCTGGATCCTCGAGAGAGAGGATGGTAAAAGAGTGTGGAAGCCGAAGCATAATTGCAGCAGCCAACCTCTGATCAAACAGCACAAGGAATCACTCCGACATCATAAGCATGAGGGCAACGAAAGGGTCTATTCCATCTTGCCGCTCGGATTCCACCCCGACCTCGACATCATCTTTCTACAGATTGAGTGGAGGATATACTCTCTCCATCTTGGCAGCGGTTCCATGGACGAGGTGGCTGGTGAAAGAGGTGCAAATCCCGAAAGCGAAATGTTTTTGTTCCATCCCTTCACCATGGATCCTTCAACAAGCTTAGGGGAGAGAAGAGAATACCACATGGGACTCATCCCTGTAATGGATCCCTAA
- the LOC135678680 gene encoding mechanosensitive ion channel protein 10-like has translation MDPEKGSSEDTQMAFVLLIPGEGAAAAAAVALASSGEAVRDPKVEPSEEFSGDANAGERKSPSRTGSVSPEIAESSSLPKKPRRPPQTQSLVRRSSISKPKSRFVDQCLPPAAISVGDGCSSAYDRVLGSPHHGSPNSKAFGLLTTPSHAEDEEEEEDDFKKQQFSDGGAARRKWKIRVLIEWAILILAMACLATSLTISRLQEFVIWGLEIWKWCLMVIVICCGRLVTYWLVTIVVFLIERNFLLRKKVLYFAYGLKDCVRICIWFGLILVAWSVIFCQGIPGSPKTMKALNYVSRALSSLLIGSVLWLVKILLVKTLASSFHMNTFFDRIQESIFHQYVLQMLSGPPLMELAEKVGDARVTSRLSFRSTRKVKGKGKEGEGIGVIDVRKLQMMGHKKVSAWTMKGLINVIRGTGLSTISNSIESFGEEESEQKDKEITSEWEAKAAAFQIFENVARPGYKYIDEEDLLRFLSKEELTYVLPLFEGAVETRKIKKSALRNWVVKAYLERKSLAYSLNDTRTAVKQLHKIANVIITILIIIVILILMGFATMQVLVFISSQLLLVAFVFGNTCKTIFEAIIFVFIMHPFDVGDRCVVDGVQMIVEEMNILTTVFLRSDNGKTYYPNYVLLRKPITNFFRSPDMNDSIEFSIDVSTSLETLEAIKSKIKVYIDSRPNHWHPNHSIVVKDIVNINKMDMTLNVCHTMNYQNIVEKNNRRSDLVLELKRIFEELSVQYHLLPQEVQLSYTGSTPLPLANGII, from the exons ATGGATCCGGAGAAGGGCTCTTCAGAGGATACGCAAATGGCATTTGTCTTGTTGATACCTGGGGAAGGagcagctgcagctgctgctgtAGCTTTAGCTTCTTCTGGAGAAGCTGTTAGAGACCCAAAGGTGGAACCTTCGGAAGAATTCTCCGGTGACGCAAACGCTGGTGAGCGCAAATCCCCCTCTCGAACTGGAAGCGTTTCCCCTGAGATCGCCGAGTCTTCTTCCCTCCCCAAGAAGCCCCGCCGACCTCCCCAAACCCAGTCCCTCGTTCGCCGGTCTTCCATCTCCAAGCCCAAGTCCAGATTTGTCGACCAATGCCTTCCTCCAGCTGCCATATCGGTCGGTGACGGTTGCTCGTCGGCCTATGATCGGGTGCTGGGCTCGCCGCACCATGGCTCCCCGAATTCCAAGGCCTTTGGCCTGCTTACGACTCCTTCACATGCCgaggacgaagaggaggaggaggatgacttTAAGAAACAACAGTTCTCAGATGGTGGGGCGGCGCGGAGGAAGTGGAAGATTAGGGTCTTGATTGAGTGGGCGATACTCATCCTCGCAATGGCCTGCCTGGCTACGAGCTTGACAATTAGCCGGTTGCAGGAATTCGTAATTTGGGGATTGGAGATCTGGAAATGGTGCTTGATGGTCATAGTAATCTGTTGCGGCCGATTGGTGACATATTGGCTTGTCACCATCGTCGTGTTCTTGATAGAAAGAAACTTCCTTTTGAGAAAGAAAGTATTGTACTTTGCCTATGGATTGAAGGACTGCGTTCGGATCTGCATTTGGTTTGGTCTAATTTTAGTTGCTTGGAGCGTGATATTCTGTCAAGGAATTCCAGGATCACCCAAGACCATGAAAGCTCTTAATTATGTGTCTCGTGCACTCTCTTCACTACTTATTGGGTCGGTGTTGTGGTTGGTGAAGATCCTTTTGGTGAAGACACTAGCTTCCAGCTTTCATATGAATACATTTTTTGATCGAATCCAAGAGTCCATCTTTCATCAATATGTGCTACAAATGCTTTCCGGTCCACCACTAATGGAGTTGGCTGAGAAGGTAGGGGATGCAAGAGTTACATCACGCTTGAGTTTTAGGAGCACCAGAAAAgtgaaaggcaaaggcaaagaagGAGAGGGGATAGGGGTGATTGATGTGAGAAAGCTTCAAATGATGGGACACAAAAAAGTGTCAGCTTGGACTATGAAGGGATTAATCAATGTGATCAGGGGTACAGGTCTTTCGACAATTTCCAATAGTATAGAGAGTTTTGGTGAAgaggaaagtgagcagaaagataaGGAGATAACTAGTGAATGGGAAGCAAAGGCTGCAGCTTTCCAAATTTTTGAGAATGTTGCAAGGCCTGGGTACAA GTATATTGATGAGGAAGATCTTCTAAGGTTTTTGAGTAAGGAGGAACTGACTTATGTGCTTCCATTGTTTGAGGGAGCTGTGGAGACTAGAAAGATTAAAAAATCAGCCTTAAGAAACTGGGTG GTGAAGGCATATCTTGAAAGGAAATCACTTGCCTATTCCTTAAATGACACCAGAACTGCAGTAAAACAATTGCATAAAATTGCAAATGTTATCATCACCATTCTTATCATCATTGTtatacttattttgatgggatttGCAACAATGCAAGTTCTCGTATTCATATCATCTCAGTTGCTATTGGTGGCTTTTGTATTTGGAAATACCTGCAAGACAATCTTTGAGGCAATCATATTTGTGTTTATTATGCACCCTTTTGACGTTGGTGATCGCTGTGTTGTTGATGGTGTTCAG ATGATTGTGGAAGAAATGAATATACTAACAACTGTATTTTTGAGATCTGACAATGGGAAGACATACTATCCAAATTATGTGTTACTGAGGAAACCAATTACAAACTTCTTCAGAAGCCCTGACATGAATGATTCCATTGAGTTCTCAATTGATGTGTCAACTTCATTGGAAACACTTGAAGctataaaatctaaaataaaagt GTATATTGACAGCAGACCTAATCATTGGCATCCTAATCACAGCATTGTGGTAAAGGACATAGTGAATATTAATAAGATGGACATGACTCTTAATGTTTGCCATACTATGAACTATCAGAACATCGTGGAGAAGAACAACCGAAGGTCTGATCTTGTTCTTGAGCTAAAGAGAATATTTGAAGAACTATCAGTTCAGTATCACCTGCTGCCTCAGGAAGTCCAGCTTAGCTATACTGGCTCAACTCCTTTACCTTTAGCTAATGGAATCATTTAG
- the LOC135680134 gene encoding F-box protein At5g07610-like — protein sequence MEKKMKRMAARTTSLKIGKRRLCHGKCSRYSLPDDLLVQILSRLPVKSTLRFRCVSKEWLALLSDRGPYSIRYLCPTMCGFFYRRSHLARSWQYAAIHPFKDHRFDLHNLISHLPDHRNLNLLDSCHGLLLLGCREDRSYKSMIVCNPFRNDEINWVTIHMNAAVKQLPLQRKFISAKLVSHRASRSFKCLLFFEDYRLNELGAESNFWCTVLYGNRGQSHNIYQIPPHVPPPFDLYDVAFDNNYPKVCVIQENKKDHLISSALNERRNGRVRSLMGVSRGLAHFAFCDEHELHIWILEREDGKRVWKPTHNYSSQPLIKQHKESLRHHKHEGNQRVYSILPLGFHPDLDIIFLQIEWRIYSLHLGSGSMDEVAGERGANPESEMFLFHPITVDPSTSLGERREYHMGLPVMDP from the coding sequence atggagaagaagatgaagagaatGGCCGCCAGGACCACCTCGTTGAAGATAGGAAAGAGGCGACTCTGCCACGGCAAGTGTAGCAGATATAGTCTTCCTGATGACCTGCTGGTTCAGATACTCTCCCGACTACCCGTGAAGTCCACCCTCCGGTTCCGCTGCGTTTCCAAAGAGTGGCTTGCCCTCCTCTCCGATCGCGGCCCGTACTCCATCAGATACCTATGTCCGACCATGTGCGGCTTCTTCTATCGACGAAGCCACCTCGCACGGTCCTGGCAGTACGCGGCCATCCACCCTTTTAAAGATCACCGCTTCGATCTCCACAATCTCATCTCTCATCTACCTGACCATCGCAACTTGAATCTATTGGATAGCTGCCACGGTTTGCTTCTCCTCGGTTGCAGGGAAGACAGGAGTTATAAGTCGATGATCGTTTGCAACCCGTTCCGGAATGACGAGATCAACTGGGTGACCATCCATATGAATGCAGCCGTCAAACAACTACCCTTGCAACGTAAATTTATCTCAGCGAAGTTGGTCTCCCACCGAGCCTCCCGTAGCTTCAAGTGCCTCCTCTTCTTCGAGGATTACCGGTTGAATGAATTGGGTGCCGAGTCGAATTTCTGGTGTACGGTGTTGTACGGTAACAGGGGTCAGTCCCACAACATTTATCAGATACCCCCGCACGTACCACCACCGTTTGATCTTTACGACGTTGCTTTTGACAATAATTACCCAAAAGTGTGCGTCATCCAAGAGAACAAGAAAGATCATTTGATTAGTTCAGCACTGAATGAAAGAAGGAACGGACGGGTTCGGAGTCTCATGGGAGTCTCTCGTGGGCTCGCTCACTTTGCTTTTTGCGATGAGCATGAGCTACACATCTGGATCCTCGAGAGAGAGGATGGTAAAAGAGTGTGGAAGCCGACGCATAATTACAGTAGCCAACCTCTGATCAAACAGCACAAGGAATCACTCCGACATCATAAGCATGAGGGCAACCAAAGGGTCTATTCCATCTTGCCGCTCGGATTCCACCCTGACCTCGACATCATCTTTCTACAGATTGAGTGGAGGATATACTCTCTCCATCTTGGCAGCGGTTCCATGGACGAGGTGGCTGGTGAAAGAGGTGCAAATCCCGAAAGCGAAATGTTTTTGTTCCATCCCATCACCGTGGATCCTTCAACAAGCTTAGGGGAGAGAAGAGAATACCACATGGGACTCCCTGTAATGGATCCCTAA